Proteins from a single region of Nocardiopsis dassonvillei subsp. dassonvillei DSM 43111:
- a CDS encoding penicillin acylase family protein: MRKRVLVRVLLGFLAAVVVLALVGALLGIWTVRRSFPETSGELPLPGLESSVTVLRDEHGVPHVYADNTHDLFMAQGFTHAQDRFWEMDFRRHVTAGRTAELFGPDQVDTDVYLRTMGWRHVAEQEYELLAPETQAHLDSYAAGVNAWLAENDGTKASLEYGLLSVLNGGHEIEEWTPVDSLAWLKAMAWDLGGNMTEETERAQLLDAGMTREQIEELYPAYPHEEHLPITDTDEHGQAGADGESGGSEDSDEADLREADERRTPELPEEAVTALTGVAATAASLPSMLGPSTSPDLGSNSWVVGGEHTESGLPLLANDPHLGASMPSTWYQIGLHCTELTEACPYDVSGFSFSGLPGVIIGQNESIAWGFTNLNPDVMDLYVERIEGDGYVVDGRTRPLETREETVRVAGGEDVDIVVRSTHHGPLLSDTAAGANLEALAEEPELEGAEEGEYAVALRWTALQPGRTADSIFALNRARDWGDFREAASRFEAPAQNLVYADEEGNIGYQAPGLVPVRGEGDGRYPAPGWDSAYDWEEYLPFEELPSVYNPESGVIVTANQSVVDADYEHMLTSDWDYGYRSQRINDLLTEAIGEGPVTGEDMSRIHMDSFHGGAVEVVPHLLEADVDGVTAQAQEQLREWDLFTGTDSAGAAFYQATWRHLLPLLFDELEPLTMSGSSRGMYVVGRLLEDPDSDWWRGTEASGREEVLAAAMDAAAQELTELLGGDPADWRWGDLHTLTATHESFGTSGIGPVEWLFNRGPVESSGGASIVNATGWDPTAGYAITAVPSMRMVVDLADRDASTWVHLTGNSGHAFHPNYDDQLEPWSRGETLPFAVTEEAVRAAATDELVLNP; the protein is encoded by the coding sequence ATGCGTAAGCGTGTCCTTGTTCGCGTACTTCTGGGCTTCCTCGCTGCGGTCGTGGTGCTGGCCCTGGTCGGCGCGCTCCTGGGGATATGGACCGTCCGGAGGTCGTTCCCGGAGACATCAGGAGAACTCCCGCTCCCGGGGCTGGAGTCCTCCGTCACCGTGCTGCGCGACGAGCACGGCGTCCCCCACGTCTACGCGGACAACACCCACGACCTGTTCATGGCGCAGGGCTTCACGCACGCCCAGGACCGCTTCTGGGAGATGGACTTCCGCCGCCACGTCACGGCCGGGCGCACCGCCGAACTGTTCGGCCCCGACCAGGTGGACACCGACGTCTACCTGCGCACCATGGGCTGGCGGCACGTGGCCGAGCAGGAGTACGAGCTGCTCGCCCCGGAGACGCAGGCCCACCTCGACTCCTACGCGGCCGGGGTCAACGCCTGGCTGGCCGAGAACGACGGCACCAAGGCCAGCCTGGAGTACGGGCTGCTCTCCGTGCTCAACGGCGGCCACGAGATCGAGGAGTGGACGCCGGTCGACAGCCTCGCCTGGCTCAAGGCCATGGCCTGGGACCTGGGCGGCAACATGACGGAGGAGACCGAGCGCGCCCAGCTGCTCGACGCCGGGATGACCCGCGAGCAGATCGAGGAGCTGTACCCGGCCTACCCCCACGAGGAGCACCTGCCCATCACCGACACCGACGAGCACGGTCAGGCCGGGGCCGACGGGGAGTCCGGGGGTTCCGAGGACTCCGACGAGGCTGACCTGCGGGAGGCCGACGAACGGCGCACCCCCGAGCTGCCGGAGGAGGCCGTCACCGCGCTGACCGGGGTGGCCGCCACCGCGGCGTCACTGCCCTCGATGCTCGGTCCCAGCACCAGCCCCGACCTGGGGTCCAACTCGTGGGTGGTCGGAGGCGAGCACACCGAGAGCGGGCTGCCCCTCCTCGCCAACGACCCCCACCTGGGCGCGTCGATGCCCTCCACCTGGTACCAGATCGGCCTGCACTGCACCGAGCTCACCGAGGCGTGCCCCTACGATGTCAGCGGCTTCAGCTTCTCCGGCCTGCCCGGTGTGATCATCGGGCAGAACGAGTCGATCGCGTGGGGGTTCACCAACCTCAACCCCGACGTCATGGACCTGTACGTGGAACGGATCGAAGGCGACGGCTACGTGGTCGACGGCCGGACCAGGCCGCTGGAGACCCGTGAGGAGACCGTCCGGGTCGCGGGCGGCGAGGACGTCGACATCGTCGTGCGCTCCACCCACCACGGGCCGCTGCTGTCCGACACCGCCGCGGGCGCGAACCTGGAGGCGCTGGCGGAGGAACCGGAGCTGGAGGGCGCGGAGGAGGGCGAGTACGCCGTCGCCCTGCGGTGGACCGCGCTCCAGCCGGGCAGGACCGCGGACTCGATCTTCGCGCTGAACCGGGCCCGGGACTGGGGCGATTTCCGTGAGGCGGCCAGCCGGTTCGAGGCCCCCGCGCAGAACCTCGTCTACGCGGACGAGGAGGGGAACATCGGCTACCAGGCCCCCGGCCTGGTGCCGGTGCGCGGCGAGGGCGACGGCCGCTACCCGGCGCCCGGCTGGGACTCCGCCTACGACTGGGAGGAGTACCTCCCCTTCGAGGAGCTGCCGAGCGTGTACAACCCCGAGTCGGGCGTCATCGTCACCGCCAACCAGTCGGTCGTGGACGCCGACTACGAGCACATGCTCACGAGTGACTGGGACTACGGGTACCGGTCCCAGCGGATCAACGACCTGCTCACCGAGGCGATCGGCGAGGGGCCGGTGACCGGTGAGGACATGTCGCGCATCCACATGGACTCCTTCCACGGCGGCGCGGTCGAGGTCGTGCCGCACCTGTTGGAGGCGGACGTCGACGGGGTCACGGCCCAGGCCCAGGAACAGCTGCGGGAGTGGGACCTGTTCACCGGGACCGACTCCGCCGGGGCCGCGTTCTACCAGGCCACCTGGCGCCACCTGCTGCCGCTGCTGTTCGACGAACTGGAGCCGCTGACCATGAGCGGCAGCTCGCGCGGGATGTACGTGGTGGGCCGGCTGCTGGAGGACCCCGATTCGGACTGGTGGCGGGGCACCGAGGCCAGCGGGCGCGAGGAGGTGCTGGCCGCGGCGATGGACGCCGCCGCCCAGGAGCTGACCGAGCTGCTGGGAGGGGACCCCGCCGACTGGCGCTGGGGGGACCTGCACACCCTGACCGCGACCCACGAGTCGTTCGGAACGTCGGGCATCGGTCCGGTCGAGTGGCTGTTCAACCGGGGCCCGGTGGAGAGCTCGGGCGGGGCCAGCATCGTCAACGCCACGGGCTGGGACCCGACCGCGGGGTACGCGATCACGGCGGTGCCGTCGATGCGGATGGTGGTGGACCTGGCCGACCGCGACGCGTCGACCTGGGTCCACCTGACCGGCAACTCCGGACACGCCTTCCACCCCAACTACGACGACCAGCTGGAGCCGTGGAGCCGGGGTGAGACCCTGCCGTTCGCGGTCACCGAGGAGGCCGTGCGCGCGGCCGCCACGGACGAACTGGTCCTCAACCCGTAG
- a CDS encoding oxidoreductase, whose translation MDTTAVSIPDLSGRTAVVTGANSGLGIETTRVLARAGARVVMAVRDVAKGRAEAAGVRGDTEVRHLDLADLASVRAFAEAWNGDLHLLINNAGVMAVAKGVTKDGFETQFGVNHLGHFALTNLLLEHVTGRVVTLSSGMHRMARGIDFDDVNLDRGYTPYRAYNQSKLANLLFTLELQRRLDAVGSPVLSTAAHPGYAATNLQSHGANPISRAALMLGNRVFAQSAANGALPTIYAATQDVPGAAFAGPKAMGGTRGAPALSSRSEAAWDGRAAKRLWTLSEEMTGVSFPLRSSDPV comes from the coding sequence ATGGACACCACAGCGGTCAGCATCCCCGACCTGAGCGGCCGTACGGCGGTCGTCACCGGAGCCAACAGCGGCCTGGGCATCGAGACCACACGCGTCCTGGCCCGTGCGGGCGCGCGCGTCGTGATGGCCGTGCGCGACGTGGCCAAGGGGCGCGCCGAGGCCGCCGGGGTGCGGGGTGACACCGAGGTGCGCCACCTGGACCTGGCGGACCTGGCGTCCGTGCGCGCCTTCGCCGAGGCCTGGAACGGCGACCTCCACCTGCTCATCAACAACGCGGGTGTCATGGCGGTCGCCAAGGGCGTGACCAAGGACGGGTTCGAGACACAGTTCGGCGTCAACCACCTCGGCCACTTCGCCCTGACCAACCTGCTCCTGGAACACGTCACCGGACGGGTGGTCACCCTCTCCTCCGGAATGCACCGCATGGCCCGGGGCATCGACTTCGACGACGTCAACCTGGACCGCGGCTACACGCCCTACCGGGCCTACAACCAGTCCAAGCTCGCCAACCTGCTGTTCACACTGGAGCTCCAGCGCCGCCTGGACGCGGTGGGCTCCCCCGTGCTCTCCACCGCCGCCCACCCCGGCTACGCGGCCACCAACCTCCAGAGCCACGGGGCCAACCCGATCTCCAGGGCGGCCCTCATGCTCGGCAACAGGGTCTTCGCCCAGAGCGCCGCCAACGGCGCCCTCCCCACGATCTACGCCGCCACCCAGGACGTGCCCGGCGCGGCCTTCGCCGGACCCAAGGCCATGGGCGGCACGCGCGGCGCCCCCGCCCTGTCCAGCCGGAGCGAGGCCGCCTGGGACGGTCGCGCCGCCAAGCGCCTGTGGACGCTGTCGGAGGAGATGACCGGGGTGAGCTTCCCGCTGCGGTCGTCCGACCCGGTCTGA
- a CDS encoding TetR/AcrR family transcriptional regulator: MADRPYHHGDLRAVLLANAERALAERGQAALSLREIAREAGVSHAAPGRHFRDKQALLDALALSGFERLTERLEAAEPEAGDARTRVLALARAYVGFAGEHAALLDLMYARKHDPDVSEQLYAAVGRLLERVMRPILDAQAAGEIAGGTPEAVTMTVSAAMHGLVALTATSSPEEIDAKLADMVGVLFEGLGPR; encoded by the coding sequence ATGGCCGACCGCCCCTACCACCACGGAGACCTGCGCGCCGTCCTGCTCGCCAACGCCGAACGCGCCCTGGCCGAACGGGGGCAGGCCGCGCTGTCCCTGCGCGAGATCGCCCGCGAGGCGGGGGTCAGCCACGCCGCGCCGGGCCGCCACTTCCGGGACAAGCAGGCGCTGCTGGACGCGCTCGCGCTCAGCGGTTTCGAGCGCCTGACCGAGCGGTTGGAGGCGGCGGAACCCGAGGCGGGTGACGCGCGGACCCGTGTTCTCGCCCTGGCCAGGGCCTACGTGGGGTTCGCGGGGGAGCACGCCGCACTGCTCGACCTCATGTACGCGCGCAAGCACGACCCGGACGTCTCCGAGCAGCTGTACGCCGCCGTGGGGCGGCTGCTCGAACGGGTGATGCGCCCCATCCTCGACGCCCAGGCCGCCGGGGAGATCGCGGGCGGCACCCCGGAAGCCGTCACGATGACCGTGTCCGCCGCGATGCACGGCCTGGTCGCGCTCACGGCCACGTCCTCCCCCGAGGAGATCGACGCCAAGCTCGCGGACATGGTCGGGGTGCTCTTCGAGGGCCTCGGGCCGCGCTGA
- a CDS encoding nucleotidyl transferase AbiEii/AbiGii toxin family protein produces the protein MEFSGDFETHLTLDATAPGRVAEASEWAREHGLKFTHIELDRGESPSQPMVTYHSDGSTLARELAVAERWAALLAGAGFAVTRTKLEVSRRAAGVPWDREEAELLPESCYFETHVKLLLPASADLAALSAIVEPHRARLSRNARRVRDDGFQERFVTQRCSRVGHREAARFEHALLKALERAGVTFEDKEGWQPRVLSVEREFVVHDTALSVDAGWMDAAPVRDADEVQPSVYAPDGYRQRPPGTYVPNTDGPEASQGKVFDPALKHLDDAYRAGEPVFTDPGLGSRWWEANRRAMELALRAISGTPWRDGLMLRGSMLMPVWVGDAARRPRDLDFVVVPAETAPFGDPADRMFADVVGAVTDASAQGISFDAEGVRLESIWTYERAPGRRVVVPWRAGGLPPGTVQIDVVFNESLPEPPVAVSVAGSDVLAAGAELSLAWKVLWLYTDTYPQGKDLYDAVLLAESARPSRELLVGVLRPELGDRAETVDERFLREEGSLDSDEWDDFVSDCPWVEGDAGEWVDRFEAAMAPVFRGE, from the coding sequence ATGGAGTTCTCCGGTGACTTCGAGACCCACCTGACCCTGGACGCGACCGCCCCCGGGCGCGTCGCGGAGGCGTCGGAGTGGGCGCGCGAGCACGGGCTCAAGTTCACCCACATCGAGCTGGACCGGGGCGAGTCCCCGTCACAGCCGATGGTCACCTACCACTCCGACGGGAGCACCCTGGCGCGGGAGCTGGCCGTGGCGGAGCGCTGGGCGGCCCTGCTGGCAGGGGCCGGGTTCGCGGTCACCCGCACCAAGCTGGAGGTGTCCCGCCGGGCCGCCGGGGTGCCCTGGGACCGGGAGGAGGCCGAGCTGTTGCCGGAGTCGTGCTACTTCGAGACGCACGTCAAACTCCTGCTCCCCGCGTCGGCCGACCTGGCGGCGCTGTCCGCGATCGTGGAACCCCACCGCGCCCGGTTGTCGCGCAACGCGCGCAGGGTCCGCGACGACGGCTTCCAGGAACGGTTCGTCACCCAGCGGTGCTCACGTGTGGGCCACAGGGAGGCCGCCCGGTTCGAACACGCGCTGTTGAAGGCCCTGGAGAGGGCCGGGGTGACCTTCGAGGACAAGGAGGGGTGGCAGCCCAGGGTCCTGTCCGTCGAGCGGGAGTTCGTCGTCCACGACACCGCCCTGTCCGTGGACGCGGGGTGGATGGACGCCGCCCCGGTCCGCGACGCCGACGAGGTTCAGCCGAGCGTGTACGCGCCGGACGGCTACCGGCAGCGCCCGCCCGGCACCTACGTGCCCAACACCGACGGCCCCGAGGCGAGTCAGGGCAAGGTGTTCGACCCCGCGCTCAAGCACCTGGACGACGCCTACCGGGCGGGTGAGCCGGTGTTCACCGACCCCGGCCTGGGCTCCCGCTGGTGGGAGGCCAACCGGCGGGCGATGGAGCTGGCCCTGCGCGCGATCTCGGGTACACCGTGGCGGGACGGCCTCATGCTGCGCGGCAGCATGCTCATGCCGGTGTGGGTGGGTGACGCCGCCCGGCGCCCCCGAGACCTGGACTTCGTGGTGGTCCCGGCCGAGACCGCCCCGTTCGGGGACCCGGCCGACCGCATGTTCGCGGACGTGGTCGGGGCCGTCACGGACGCTTCCGCGCAGGGGATCTCCTTCGACGCCGAGGGCGTGCGGCTGGAGAGCATCTGGACCTACGAGCGGGCCCCGGGTCGCCGCGTGGTCGTCCCGTGGCGGGCCGGGGGCCTGCCCCCGGGCACCGTGCAGATCGACGTGGTGTTCAACGAGTCGCTGCCCGAGCCGCCGGTGGCGGTGTCGGTGGCGGGGTCGGACGTGCTGGCGGCCGGGGCGGAGCTGTCCCTGGCCTGGAAGGTGCTGTGGCTGTACACGGACACCTACCCGCAGGGCAAGGACCTCTACGACGCGGTCCTGCTGGCCGAGAGCGCGCGGCCCTCGCGTGAGCTGCTGGTCGGTGTGCTGCGCCCCGAACTGGGCGACCGGGCCGAGACCGTGGACGAGCGCTTCCTGCGGGAGGAGGGCAGCCTCGACTCCGACGAGTGGGACGACTTCGTCAGCGACTGCCCGTGGGTGGAGGGCGACGCCGGGGAGTGGGTGGACCGCTTCGAGGCGGCGATGGCCCCCGTGTTCCGGGGGGAGTGA
- a CDS encoding sensor histidine kinase produces MREIRREPRGWARPAFEAALWALLGALIVIELSGVRDRPPVLEACLLLAALAVAAALSRPLPFVSLGVMLSGAVLQTSASGFLVVETTVISPWLAVAVLALLTGLRSERVRPVVTMVVVACSFTLVLHLSAGLVFGAGVRAFLSDSVDWLGVVLVIALSTLTPWLFGRYQRLRRRVWRGGWEIAERMERTRAAEADRARLRERARIATRMHDSLGHDLALIAVRAAALEMTALEDSEQGRAAGELRTAAHEANLRLREIIGVLREDDGGDGHGEAASGPGAGGPKAGALNTDDPGTGESVAALVQRASDAGMRVRLLREGPDPDPAAPGGGAVHRVVQEALTNAAKYAPEAEVTVRVVRESDRTRVSVSDTGPPGAVRTVLPARSGGGSGLAGLRALVEELDGSFAVGRGEGAGFTVRATVPDPGAEGGAEELGESETHRAHSEARARARRRLVAAVAVPAALGLGLAAVGLGLLSWVGVNTVLSPERYGRLTVGDDRERVEEVLPRFSYPEHSVSARASEPPAPPGARCLFYLSRYENGLPPVYRLCFEDGVLVAKDELQRTD; encoded by the coding sequence ATGCGGGAGATCCGGAGAGAACCGCGCGGGTGGGCCCGTCCGGCCTTCGAGGCCGCGCTGTGGGCCCTTCTGGGCGCGCTGATCGTGATCGAGCTCTCCGGGGTCCGCGACCGGCCGCCGGTCCTCGAAGCGTGCCTCCTGCTGGCCGCCCTGGCCGTCGCGGCGGCCCTGTCCCGTCCCCTGCCGTTCGTCTCCCTGGGCGTCATGCTCAGCGGGGCGGTCCTGCAGACGTCCGCCTCGGGGTTCCTGGTGGTGGAGACCACCGTGATCTCGCCCTGGCTGGCCGTGGCTGTGCTGGCGCTGCTCACCGGCCTGCGCTCGGAACGGGTGCGCCCGGTGGTGACGATGGTGGTCGTGGCGTGCTCGTTCACCCTCGTCCTGCACCTGTCGGCGGGGCTCGTGTTCGGTGCGGGCGTCCGCGCGTTCCTGTCCGACTCCGTGGACTGGCTGGGCGTCGTCCTCGTCATCGCGCTGAGCACGCTCACCCCGTGGCTGTTCGGCCGCTACCAGCGCCTGCGCCGCCGGGTGTGGCGGGGCGGCTGGGAGATCGCCGAACGCATGGAGCGGACCCGCGCGGCCGAGGCCGACCGCGCCCGTCTGCGGGAGCGCGCCCGGATCGCGACCCGGATGCACGACTCCCTCGGCCACGACCTCGCGCTGATCGCGGTGCGCGCGGCGGCCCTGGAGATGACCGCTCTTGAGGACTCCGAGCAGGGCCGGGCAGCCGGTGAGCTGCGCACGGCGGCGCACGAGGCCAACCTGCGGCTGCGGGAGATCATCGGGGTGCTGCGCGAGGACGACGGTGGCGACGGCCACGGTGAAGCCGCTTCCGGACCGGGCGCGGGCGGTCCGAAGGCAGGCGCGCTGAACACGGACGATCCGGGCACGGGCGAGTCGGTGGCGGCCCTGGTGCAGCGCGCCTCGGACGCCGGTATGCGGGTCCGGCTGCTGCGGGAGGGCCCCGATCCGGATCCCGCCGCCCCGGGTGGCGGCGCCGTGCACCGGGTGGTCCAGGAGGCGCTGACCAACGCGGCCAAGTACGCGCCGGAGGCGGAGGTGACCGTGCGGGTGGTCCGCGAGTCCGACCGGACCCGGGTGTCGGTCAGCGACACCGGACCGCCCGGGGCCGTGCGGACGGTCCTGCCCGCGCGGAGCGGGGGCGGGTCCGGCCTGGCCGGGCTGCGTGCGCTGGTGGAGGAGCTCGACGGGAGCTTCGCCGTGGGCCGGGGGGAGGGCGCGGGGTTCACCGTCCGGGCGACCGTGCCCGACCCCGGCGCCGAGGGCGGGGCGGAGGAACTCGGGGAGTCGGAGACGCACCGCGCTCACAGCGAGGCCCGCGCCCGCGCGCGGCGCCGACTGGTGGCCGCCGTGGCCGTTCCGGCCGCGCTGGGCCTGGGGCTGGCGGCGGTCGGCCTGGGCCTGCTGTCCTGGGTGGGCGTCAACACCGTCCTGTCTCCGGAGCGGTACGGGCGGTTGACCGTGGGGGACGACCGGGAGCGGGTGGAGGAGGTGCTCCCCCGGTTCTCCTACCCCGAGCACTCGGTGTCGGCCCGGGCCTCCGAACCGCCCGCGCCGCCCGGTGCCCGGTGCCTCTTCTACCTGTCCCGGTACGAGAACGGGCTGCCGCCGGTGTACCGGCTGTGCTTCGAGGACGGTGTCCTGGTCGCCAAGGACGAGCTCCAGCGGACCGACTGA
- a CDS encoding response regulator yields the protein MLRLVLADDEAMMRAGLRAILSAAPGIEVVGEAGDGAAAVALVAEHRPDIALLDVQMPGTDGLTATEVISREHPGTAVVILTTFSEDAYIARALSGGASGFVLKSGDPRQLVEGLRAVAEGGAYLSPEVARRVIDELDASGGRLSRASAARERVGRLTERERGVLALVGQGCSNDEIARRLAIAPGTVKVHVGSILTRLDVRNRVQAAVVAYEAGLV from the coding sequence GTGCTGCGCCTCGTCCTCGCCGACGACGAGGCCATGATGCGCGCCGGGCTGCGCGCGATCCTGTCGGCGGCGCCGGGGATCGAGGTGGTGGGCGAGGCCGGGGACGGTGCCGCCGCCGTGGCCCTGGTCGCCGAGCACCGTCCCGACATCGCCCTGCTGGACGTGCAGATGCCCGGCACGGACGGCCTGACCGCGACGGAGGTCATCTCCCGGGAGCACCCGGGGACGGCGGTGGTCATCCTCACCACGTTCTCCGAGGACGCCTACATCGCGCGGGCCCTGTCCGGGGGCGCCAGCGGGTTCGTGCTCAAGAGCGGGGACCCCCGGCAGCTGGTGGAGGGGTTGCGCGCGGTCGCGGAGGGCGGGGCGTACCTGTCGCCGGAGGTGGCGCGCCGGGTGATCGACGAGCTGGACGCCTCCGGGGGGCGGCTGTCCCGCGCGTCGGCGGCGCGCGAACGCGTCGGGCGGCTCACCGAACGCGAACGCGGGGTGCTGGCGCTGGTCGGCCAGGGGTGCTCCAACGACGAGATCGCCCGTCGCCTGGCCATCGCCCCGGGCACGGTCAAGGTGCACGTGGGGTCGATCCTCACCCGGCTCGACGTGCGCAACCGGGTGCAGGCCGCCGTCGTGGCCTACGAGGCCGGACTGGTCTGA
- a CDS encoding alpha/beta hydrolase family protein, producing the protein MNTTNSVRARRATAYGSAALVLAAAFSIPAALNAATDSGSVVLTPPEPTGPHAVGRTELHLVDPDRGHPWVEEATERDVMVSVWYPAGEGTGAGGEGGTSAGDGTGTGEPAPYVTPSVAGVLRSELEQGGLHRDSVDFDAFRVNALQHVPAAGTGPFPVVLYSPGMEQSRFLNTLHLEELASHGYVVAAMDHPYETLAVDMPDGRVLRTSAPSFSTEALKEAVAVRRADTRLVLDGLTALAEGGSPDAGGQEPPEGLGGALDLDAVGMFGHSAGGLTAAEVMLEDDRVDAGLDLDGTIGYHVGDEVWSEANLRGADRPFALLTAGRAGVGLEPHHSGYSAGFRTFVEASSVDVLELYMAEGEHFSYTDHQWVLPGVDEALQPGSRAWPDLVEGAIGTVDPEESVRAQRAYVTAFFDAHLRGEREPILDGPSPDLPAMEFVGED; encoded by the coding sequence ATGAACACCACCAACTCCGTCCGCGCCAGGCGCGCGACCGCCTACGGGTCGGCCGCCCTCGTCCTCGCCGCGGCGTTCTCGATCCCCGCCGCCCTCAACGCGGCCACCGACTCCGGGAGCGTGGTCCTCACCCCGCCCGAACCCACCGGCCCGCACGCCGTCGGCCGGACCGAACTGCACCTGGTCGACCCCGACCGCGGCCACCCCTGGGTGGAGGAGGCCACCGAACGGGACGTCATGGTCAGCGTCTGGTACCCGGCCGGAGAAGGCACCGGCGCAGGCGGGGAGGGCGGCACCTCCGCCGGGGACGGCACGGGCACCGGAGAACCCGCGCCCTACGTCACGCCCTCCGTCGCCGGGGTCCTCAGGAGCGAGCTGGAGCAGGGAGGGCTCCACCGCGACAGCGTCGACTTCGACGCCTTCCGGGTCAACGCCCTCCAGCACGTCCCGGCCGCCGGCACCGGCCCGTTCCCCGTGGTCCTCTACTCCCCGGGGATGGAGCAGTCCCGGTTCCTCAACACCCTGCACCTGGAGGAACTCGCCTCCCACGGGTACGTGGTGGCCGCCATGGACCACCCCTACGAGACGCTCGCCGTGGACATGCCCGACGGCCGGGTACTGCGCACGAGCGCCCCCTCCTTCAGCACCGAGGCCCTCAAGGAGGCCGTCGCGGTCCGGCGCGCGGACACCCGCCTGGTCCTGGACGGGCTGACCGCGCTCGCGGAGGGCGGCAGCCCCGACGCGGGCGGCCAGGAGCCCCCCGAGGGCCTGGGCGGGGCGCTGGACCTGGACGCGGTGGGCATGTTCGGCCACTCCGCCGGAGGGCTCACCGCCGCCGAGGTGATGCTGGAGGACGACCGCGTCGACGCGGGGCTGGACCTGGACGGCACCATCGGCTACCACGTCGGCGACGAGGTGTGGTCGGAGGCCAATCTGCGGGGCGCCGACCGCCCCTTCGCGCTCCTGACGGCGGGGAGGGCCGGGGTCGGGCTCGAACCGCACCACAGCGGGTACAGCGCCGGGTTCCGGACCTTCGTCGAGGCCTCCTCAGTGGACGTCCTGGAGCTGTACATGGCCGAGGGCGAGCACTTCAGCTACACCGACCACCAGTGGGTCCTGCCCGGCGTCGACGAGGCCCTCCAGCCGGGCAGCCGCGCCTGGCCCGACCTGGTGGAGGGGGCGATCGGCACCGTCGACCCCGAGGAGTCGGTCCGGGCGCAGCGCGCCTACGTCACGGCCTTCTTCGACGCCCACCTGCGCGGTGAGCGGGAGCCGATCCTGGACGGCCCCTCGCCGGACCTGCCCGCGATGGAGTTCGTCGGCGAGGACTAG
- a CDS encoding ABC transporter protein: MTGVSRVSGATGAKEGSETPVSAEGTRRAAGTATAADRSGGRPRTDLFREVAAEWIRQSSLRSTWWAFGAALAGMAVFAALMGYTEWTRIMENPDEADGAAFMRLTSQGHFYLVQTAVLVMAALTATGEFGNRSVTSTLLWRPARGTVLVARTLVSAGLAFAAGVLATLTAVAVLSVFVGRYASADVAETLVTSLNAGVCMALFAVLFVGIGTATRSMPGTFIVGFLLLMGLPMVMQLSQVQMISDFAALMPGTAGIEFYAGGDVGFYTAPHDGPVNIAAVAGWALAAQIVAHTELRVRDV; encoded by the coding sequence ATGACGGGTGTGTCGAGGGTGTCCGGTGCCACGGGTGCGAAGGAGGGTTCCGAAACCCCCGTGAGCGCCGAGGGAACGCGGCGGGCGGCGGGGACGGCGACGGCGGCCGACCGCTCCGGGGGCCGCCCCCGGACGGACCTGTTCCGGGAGGTCGCCGCCGAGTGGATCCGGCAGTCGTCCCTGCGCTCCACGTGGTGGGCGTTCGGCGCCGCGCTGGCGGGCATGGCCGTGTTCGCCGCGCTCATGGGCTACACCGAGTGGACCCGGATCATGGAGAACCCGGACGAGGCGGACGGCGCCGCGTTCATGCGGCTCACCTCGCAGGGGCACTTCTACCTGGTGCAGACCGCCGTGCTGGTGATGGCCGCGCTGACCGCGACCGGGGAGTTCGGCAACCGCAGCGTCACCAGCACGCTGCTGTGGCGGCCCGCCCGGGGGACCGTGCTGGTCGCGCGCACGCTGGTGTCCGCCGGACTGGCCTTCGCGGCGGGCGTGCTCGCCACGCTGACGGCGGTCGCGGTGCTGAGCGTGTTCGTCGGCCGGTACGCCTCCGCCGACGTCGCCGAGACCCTGGTGACGTCGCTGAACGCGGGCGTGTGCATGGCGCTGTTCGCGGTGCTGTTCGTCGGGATCGGCACGGCGACGCGGAGCATGCCGGGCACGTTCATCGTGGGGTTCCTGCTGCTCATGGGGCTGCCGATGGTCATGCAGCTCTCCCAGGTGCAGATGATCAGCGACTTCGCGGCGCTGATGCCGGGAACGGCCGGGATCGAGTTCTACGCGGGCGGTGACGTGGGCTTCTACACGGCTCCGCACGACGGGCCGGTGAACATCGCCGCGGTCGCGGGCTGGGCCCTGGCCGCGCAGATCGTGGCCCACACCGAACTGCGCGTGCGCGACGTGTAA